Proteins from a single region of Candidatus Rubrimentiphilum sp.:
- the rpsQ gene encoding 30S ribosomal protein S17: MPDNQRLKRRSKQGRVVSDKMDKTIVVLAETRVAHPVYGKIVRKSVKFKAHDEKNEAKAGDTVRIMESRPMSKDKRWRLVEVIQRAK; the protein is encoded by the coding sequence ATGCCGGATAATCAGCGGCTCAAGCGGCGTTCGAAGCAAGGCCGCGTGGTCTCCGATAAGATGGACAAGACGATCGTGGTGCTCGCGGAGACCCGCGTCGCGCATCCGGTCTATGGAAAGATCGTGCGCAAGTCGGTCAAGTTCAAGGCGCACGACGAGAAAAACGAAGCGAAGGCCGGCGATACCGTTCGCATTATGGAGTCGCGCCCGATGTCCAAAGACAAACGGTGGCGTCTGGTCGAGGTTATACAGAGAGCAAAATGA
- the rpmC gene encoding 50S ribosomal protein L29, which translates to MKGNELKELRNLTIPELQSKARETKEELFNLRFALRTGHLSDFSKVRAMRRAYAQIHTVISEKRLMEVKNAG; encoded by the coding sequence ATGAAAGGCAACGAGCTGAAAGAGCTGCGCAATCTGACCATTCCCGAGCTGCAATCCAAAGCTCGCGAAACAAAAGAAGAATTGTTCAACCTGCGCTTTGCGTTGCGTACGGGACATCTGTCGGACTTCAGCAAGGTCCGCGCGATGCGCCGCGCCTACGCGCAAATTCACACCGTCATTTCGGAGAAGCGGCTGATGGAGGTCAAGAATGCCGGATAA
- the rplP gene encoding 50S ribosomal protein L16 — protein sequence MLTPKRVKWRKVHRGRMKGRAMRGNSLTFGETGLQALEPCWLTNRQIEAARIAMTRHIKRGGKVWIKVFPDKSVTKKPAEVRMGAGKGNPEFWVAVVRPGRVLFELSGVEPDVAKRALQLAASKLPIRTKLITREEAQA from the coding sequence ATGCTTACACCCAAACGCGTAAAGTGGCGTAAGGTTCATCGGGGACGCATGAAAGGTCGCGCGATGCGCGGCAATTCGCTCACGTTCGGCGAGACCGGTCTGCAAGCGCTCGAGCCGTGCTGGCTGACGAATCGTCAGATCGAAGCCGCCCGTATCGCCATGACCCGTCATATCAAGCGCGGCGGCAAAGTCTGGATCAAAGTTTTCCCCGACAAATCGGTGACGAAGAAGCCGGCCGAAGTCCGCATGGGCGCCGGCAAAGGCAATCCGGAGTTCTGGGTCGCCGTCGTGCGCCCGGGCCGCGTGCTGTTCGAGCTCTCCGGCGTCGAGCCGGATGTGGCGAAACGTGCGCTCCAGTTGGCTGCTTCGAAGCTGCCGATCCGGACGAAACTGATCACCCGCGAGGAGGCGCAAGCATGA
- the rplV gene encoding 50S ribosomal protein L22: MNSTERTQAVAHLKFARMGPRKLRRVADAIRGKSVKEALTLLKFAGVFAAEPIEKLVRSAVANAENNHDMNADELFIAKIMVDGGPGGGFTKRLDPRAQGRANFKRKRLSHVTVIVAERPGVKHATAHKTAETSKAKSAGSRKAPARKAPARKKKTAKAGARA; encoded by the coding sequence ATGAATTCGACCGAACGCACTCAGGCCGTCGCGCACCTCAAGTTTGCTCGCATGGGCCCGCGCAAATTGCGCCGGGTTGCCGATGCTATTCGCGGCAAGAGCGTAAAGGAAGCGTTGACGCTGCTGAAGTTCGCCGGCGTGTTTGCCGCCGAGCCGATCGAGAAGCTCGTGCGCAGCGCAGTTGCAAACGCCGAGAACAACCACGACATGAACGCCGACGAGCTGTTCATCGCCAAGATCATGGTTGACGGCGGACCGGGGGGCGGTTTCACCAAACGCCTGGATCCGCGCGCCCAAGGCCGGGCAAACTTTAAACGCAAGCGTCTGTCGCACGTGACGGTCATCGTCGCGGAGCGGCCGGGCGTAAAACACGCGACTGCGCACAAGACGGCGGAGACTTCAAAAGCGAAGAGCGCCGGGTCGCGCAAGGCTCCGGCGCGCAAAGCTCCGGCACGCAAGAAGAAGACGGCGAAAGCGGGGGCGCGAGCGTAG